A single genomic interval of Thermoanaerobaculia bacterium harbors:
- a CDS encoding protein phosphatase 2C domain-containing protein, translating to MKFRWHAAGVTDVGRLRRNDEDAYLVDADEGLFAVADGVGGSRAGDVASRLAVETAARVLREERASPSGEAEPAVIGRMFSAAHRAIIARAAADPRVSEMATTLVLLHCDGDRAWIAHSGDSRVYRWRDGTLERLSRDHSFAEELQKAAGVEVRAKSPFGHVLTRCLGREGSWEPDVREIDVVPGDRFLLCCDGLTDMVDEPELAALLSLRRPPEETGRRLIDSANAAGGKDNITAVVVDFREP from the coding sequence ATGAAATTCCGCTGGCATGCGGCGGGCGTGACCGACGTGGGTCGCCTGCGCCGCAACGACGAAGACGCTTACCTCGTCGACGCGGACGAAGGCCTTTTCGCGGTGGCGGACGGCGTCGGCGGGAGCCGCGCGGGAGACGTCGCGAGCCGGCTCGCCGTCGAAACGGCCGCGCGTGTGCTGCGGGAGGAGCGCGCTTCTCCCTCCGGAGAGGCGGAGCCCGCGGTGATCGGCCGTATGTTTTCCGCCGCGCACCGCGCGATCATCGCGCGCGCCGCTGCCGATCCGCGCGTCTCGGAGATGGCGACGACGCTGGTCCTGCTGCACTGCGACGGGGACCGCGCCTGGATCGCGCACTCGGGCGACAGCCGCGTCTACCGCTGGCGCGACGGGACCCTCGAACGGCTCTCGCGCGACCACTCGTTTGCCGAGGAGCTCCAGAAGGCCGCGGGGGTCGAGGTGCGCGCGAAGTCGCCGTTCGGCCACGTGCTGACGCGCTGCCTGGGCCGCGAGGGCTCCTGGGAGCCCGACGTGCGCGAGATCGACGTCGTCCCGGGAGACCGCTTCCTGCTCTGCTGCGACGGCCTGACCGACATGGTGGACGAGCCCGAGCTCGCGGCGCTCCTTTCTCTCCGGCGCCCGCCCGAGGAAACGGGGCGGCGGTTGATCGACAGCGCCAACGCCGCGGGAGGCAAGGACAACATCACCGCGGTCGTCGTCGATTTCCGCGAACCCTGA